DNA sequence from the Thermodesulfatator atlanticus DSM 21156 genome:
CGCTTGACCTGAAAGATCCTGATAAGCTCTTTCGCGATGTGCCACCGTATGCGCTTTTTGGGGATACCCAGGAAGGGAGCGAGATTCGCACACATTGATCTTGACATTCCTAGGTGGGCTTGTTACTTTTTACCCCGGTCTGGGCGGATAGCTCAGCGGGAGAGCATCGGCCTTACAAGCCGGGGGTCACAGGTTCAAATCCTGTTCCGCCCACCAGACATAGCAGAGAGTGCGGGGCTGTAGTTCAGTACGGTTAGAACGCCGGCCTGTCACGCCGGAGGTCGCGGGTTCAAGTCCCGTCAGCCCCGCCATCTTATTTTCCTTATGGACCTACTGTTTACCCTCAAAAAAATAATCCAGGCCCTTGTTATGCCTTCGGGCTTGGTTTTTATTTTTCTTTTTTTAGCCTTTATTGCTAATTTCTCCCGCTACCGCAAAAGTCAGGTAAGAGTCTTTTTGGTCCTGGCTTTTCTTACGTTTTATTCTTGCGCTACTTTTTTGCCCCGCCTTCTTTTGCATCCCTTGGAGAACAAATATCAAATTCCAACCCACAAAGAGCTAGTAAAGGCCAAAGCTATCGTGCTTCTGCCGTGCTATATTTCAGATAAACCAGGTCAGGGTTTAGTTGATCGCCTTGGCGGAGAAACTGCCAAAAGATTTCTTTCAGCTTTACGTCTTGCCAAGGAATTTCCAGAAAAACCCCTTATTATTGTGGGCGCTGGGGCCAAAGGGCATGAAGGCGCAAGCTATCTTTTGCTTCTAGCTAAAGAACTTGGTGTAGAAAAAGTCGAAGCCTTTGATAAGGCGCGGGATACCATTTCCAGTGCCAAAATTTTGCGCGGCCGCTTAAAAGACAAACCCTTTCTTTTGGTAACAGCGGCTTATCACATGCCGCGCTCAGTTTATCTTTTCAAAAAAGAAGGGCTTACTCCCATTCCTTATCCCGCCTACCGGGTGTCTCAAGGTTTTGGGTTCCCGTCTTTTTCTGATTTTTGGCCAAGGCCTATCAATCTTTTTTATAGCGATATTGCGGCTCATGAGTATTTAGGTCTTGCTTTTTATTGGCTTCGTGATCATATACCACTTAACTTATAGCTCTAGGGCTTGACCATGGCGGAAAAAGACTTCTTAAAAGAATTTAAAAGTCGTGGTGATGAAATCCTTGAGGCCTCTTTAGCAGTTAAAAGAAATTTCTGGCAAAAAGAATCCTCTAAAATCCTTGAAGCCGCGGCAAAGATTTACCAGTCACTTAACTCGCGCGGAAAACTTCTTATTTTTGGCAATGGTGGAAGTGCGGCTGATGCCCAGCATATGGCGGCAGAGTTTGTGAATCGGTTTCGCCTTGAAAGAAATCCCCTGCCTGCTATTGCGCTTACCACTGATACTTCCATATTAACAGCCATAGCCAATGATTATGATTTTTCTGAAGTCTTTGCCAAACAGATAAAGGCCCTGGCACACTCCAACGACGTTGCCCTTGGTATTAGCACCAGTGGCAATTCTCCCAACGTGTTAAAG
Encoded proteins:
- a CDS encoding YdcF family protein, yielding MDLLFTLKKIIQALVMPSGLVFIFLFLAFIANFSRYRKSQVRVFLVLAFLTFYSCATFLPRLLLHPLENKYQIPTHKELVKAKAIVLLPCYISDKPGQGLVDRLGGETAKRFLSALRLAKEFPEKPLIIVGAGAKGHEGASYLLLLAKELGVEKVEAFDKARDTISSAKILRGRLKDKPFLLVTAAYHMPRSVYLFKKEGLTPIPYPAYRVSQGFGFPSFSDFWPRPINLFYSDIAAHEYLGLAFYWLRDHIPLNL
- a CDS encoding D-sedoheptulose 7-phosphate isomerase, whose protein sequence is MAEKDFLKEFKSRGDEILEASLAVKRNFWQKESSKILEAAAKIYQSLNSRGKLLIFGNGGSAADAQHMAAEFVNRFRLERNPLPAIALTTDTSILTAIANDYDFSEVFAKQIKALAHSNDVALGISTSGNSPNVLKGLAAARKLGLFTIGLTGGTGGKMREVSDLLIIVPSSETPRIQEAHIFFIHLVCELVEEAAFGA